The Sesamum indicum cultivar Zhongzhi No. 13 linkage group LG6, S_indicum_v1.0, whole genome shotgun sequence genome has a segment encoding these proteins:
- the LOC105165337 gene encoding uncharacterized protein LOC105165337, with product MYTDCVNDDAFCPSPAAGCMNTNMNPTSTEIIVASSIGLIIAAAVHFRLKKIRDQRIVPKIKVSGAGQVVSIERFSHYVARQMGFKDKKECPNLCKLASNYIKKAEGCENDVFEYFASEPDADSLFIKMVEEFERCILSYFAFHWKHTSYMISQACALISLHLNLNLICYLQVLGAETEPKKKLKHIVMAATREQRFERVTKNLKVARVFNTLVEEMKAIGLVSNDDKCTDVMVPMAHKDRSPVLLLMGGGMGAGKSTVLKDILKETFWAGAAANAVVIEADAFKESDVIYKALSSRGHHDMLQTAELVHQSSTDAASSLLVTALNEGRDVIMDGTLSWVPFVVQTITMARNVHRRRYRMGVGYKVDEDGVVTENYWEQIDEEHQDGAMKRRPYRIELVGVVCDAYLAVIRGIRRALICRRAVRVNSQLKSHKRFAEAFSTYCQLVDNARLYSSNALEGPPKLIAWKDREKNLLVDPDEIDCLKVVGRLNDAADSIFELYNNPHPAYETGSVWKDIVLSPTRLNIQKELKYSIQNVERAI from the exons ATGTATACAGATTGTGTTAATGAtgatgcattttgtccttcaCCTGCAGCAGGTTGTATGAACACAAACATGAATCCCACATCTACGGAAATTATCGTAGCCTCTTCAATCGGATTAATCATAGCTGCTGCTGTGCATTTTCGTCTCAAGAAAATCAGAGATCAACGAATTGTTCCCAAGATAAAAGTTTCGGGCGCGGGGCAGGTCGTAAGCATTGAGAGGTTCTCTCACTATGTAG CTAGACAAATGGGGTTCAAGGACAAAAAAGAGTGCCCAAACCTGTGCAAGTTGGCTTCCAATTACATCAAAAAAGCTGAAGGGTGTGAGAATGATGTGTTTGAATATTTTGCAAGTGAACCAGATGCTGATTCCCTCTTCATAAAAATGGTGGAAGAGTTTGAGAGATGTATTCTCAGCTACTTTGCCTTTCACTGGAAACACACTTCTTATATGATCAGTCAGGCATGTGCTCTGATCTCCCTGCACCTCAATTTGAATCTGATC TGTTATTTACAGGTGCTTGGTGCTGAAACCGAGCCAAAAAAGAAGCTTAAGCACATTGTTATGGCAGCCACAAG AGAACAGAGATTCGAGAGGGTGACAAAGAATCTGAAGGTGGCAAGAGTATTTAACACACTCGTAGAGGAGATGAAGGCGATTGGACTCGTATCCAATGATGATAAGTGCACCGACGTGATGGTTCCCATGGCTCATAAAGACAGAAGCCCCGTCCTCCTGCTGATGGGGGGAGGTATGGGAGCTGGGAAGAGTACTGTGCTTAAGGACATCCTCAAAGA AACATTCTGGGCAGGAGCAGCTGCAAATGCTGTTGTGATAGAGGCTGATGCATTCAAAGAGTCGGATGTTATTTATAAAGCACTAAGCTCTAGGGGGCACCATGACATGCTTCAAACGGCTGAACTG GTGCACCAATCATCTACAGATGCAGCATCATCCCTGCTTGTAACTGCACTGAACGAAGGACGAGATGTGATCATGGATGGAACTCTTTCATGGGTACCGTTTGTTGTGCAGACAATAACCATGGCCAGGAATGTTCACCGCCGCAGGTATCGCATGGGAGTTGGTTACAAAGTAGATGAAGATGGTGTTGTAACAGAAAACTACTGGGAACAAATTGATGAAGAACACCAGGATGGAGCTATGAAGAGAAGACCATACAGAATAGAGCTAGTTGGTGTTGTGTGTGATGCTTATTTAGCAGTCATTAGAGGAATAAG GAGAGCTCTAATATGCCGAAGAGCAGTAAGAGTGAACTCACAGCTAAAATCGCACAAGAGATTTGCAGAAGCTTTTTCAACATATTGCCAACTAGTTGACAATGCTCGACTCTACAGCAGTAATGCACTGGAAGGCCCTCCTAAG TTAATAGCATGGAAAGACAGAGAAAAGAATTTGTTGGTTGATCCAGATGAGATAGACTGCCTGAAAGTGGTTGGAAGGTTGAATGATGCAGCAGATTCCATATTCGAGCTCTACAACAACCCGCACCCAGCATATGAAACAGGGTCTGTCTGGAAGGACATAGTTCTGTCACCTACAAGGTTGAACATTCAGAAAGAGCTCAAGTATTCCATTCAGAATGTTGAGAGAGCGATTTGA
- the LOC105165336 gene encoding histone H1-like, whose protein sequence is MATTEEPVLPKEPEVEVPAAEETAEEEKSTERSTKTKKVAAPKEPKTKKVPAPRKRNPPTHPPYFEMIKEAIVTLKDRTGSSQYAITKFIEDKQKNLPPNFRKLLLVQLRKLVSNDKLVKVKSSYKLPSARSAKPAAASAPAKKKPAPASKPKPKAAATKEKKATVSKAKPKAKTAAVKSKTSAAPKAKPAAEAKPAAKAKPAAKPKAVAPAKAKPAPKRKAPEKPKTEKKPPAKVAKTTTRSNPGRKAAMKSPPKKAPVAKKAAAKKTPVKSVKSKTVKSPAKKAAAKKGKK, encoded by the exons ATGGCCACCACAGAGGAACCAGTTCTCCCTAAGGAGCCAGAGGTTGAGGTACCCGCCGCTGAGGAGACTGCCGAAGAAGAAAAGTCTACGGAGAGATCGACGAAAACCAAGAAAGTGGCCGCTCCCAAAGAACCCAAGACGAAGAAAGTCCCTGCTCCCAGAAAGCGTAACCCCCCGACTCACCCTCCTTACTTCGAG ATGATTAAAGAGGCGATTGTCACGCTGAAGGATAGAACCGGATCGAGTCAATACGCGATCACGAAGTTCATCGAAGATAAGCAGAAGAATCTGCCGCCCAATTTCAGGAAGCTTTTGCTCGTTCAATTGAGGAAGCTTGTGTCTAACGACAAGCTCGTCAAGGTCAAAAGTTCGTATAAGTTGCCATCGGCTCGTTCCGCCAAGCCGGCTGCTGCTTCTGCTCCGGCAAAGAAGAAGCCAGCTCCTGCCTCGAAACCCAAGCCCAAAGCCGCCGCTACCAAAGAGAAGAAGGCTACGGTTTCTAAAGCCAAGCCCAAGGCTAAAACCGCGGCTGTGAAATCCAAAACGTCCGCTGCCCCGAAAGCTAAACCAGCAGCAGAGGCGAAGCCCGCGGCGAAAGCCAAGCCTGCTGCTAAGCCGAAGGCGGTTGCCCCTGCAAAGGCAAAGCCTGCACCAAAGAGGAAGGCGCCGGAAAAGCCAAAGACCGAGAAGAAACCACCGGCTAAGGTGGCTAAGACGACAACGAGGTCGAATCCAGGGAGGAAGGCGGCCATGAAATCTCCTCCAAAGAAGGCTCCGGTGGCCAAGAAGGCGGCAGCGAAGAAGACTCCGGTCAAGAGCGTGAAGTCTAAAACTGTCAAGTCTCCGGCGAAGAAGGCCGCCGCGAAGAAGGGAAAGAAGTGA